A stretch of Castanea sativa cultivar Marrone di Chiusa Pesio chromosome 2, ASM4071231v1 DNA encodes these proteins:
- the LOC142625134 gene encoding uncharacterized protein LOC142625134 — MQNQIANALATMASMMNGPKEDETRPIVVEQKEEPAYCMTIEEDEEKNGEGIWYLDILQYLKDGTYPPSADKNDQLTIRNLSINYIICGEWLYKRSYDGIHLLCVTAKEAQQIIEKVHQSSYGPHMNVHMLLRKIMRQRYYRTTMKADCAAQVRKCHQCQVHGYLKHMPPMPLHTMTSSLSLLLNS, encoded by the coding sequence ATGCAGAATCAGATTGCAAATGCTTTAGCAACAATGGCATCCATGATGAATGGGCCTAAAGAAGATGAAACAAGACCGATAGTGGTGGAACAAAAAGAGGAACCAGCTTATTGCATGacaatagaagaagatgaagaaaagaatggGGAAGGCATATGGTATTTAGATATCTTACAATACCTCAAAGATGGGACATATCCACCATCTGCAGACAAGAATGACCAATTGACCATCCGAAATTTGTCcattaattacattatttgtggCGAATGGCTTTACAAAAGATCATATGATGGAATTCACCTCCTTTGTGTAACTGCTAAGGAGGcacaacaaataattgaaaaggTTCATCAATCAAGCTATGGGCCACATATGAATGTACACATGCTATTAAGGAAGATAATGAGACAACGCTATTACCGGACCACTATGAAAGCCGACTGTGCAGCTCAAGTTCGAAAATGTCATCAATGCCAAGTCCATGGATACCTGAAGCATATGCCACCCATGCCATTGCATACCATGACATCATCCTTGTCCCTTCTTTTAAACTCATAG
- the LOC142623735 gene encoding chaperone protein dnaJ 20, chloroplastic-like — translation MRCSGLSLSPIQIAGGGIGSGSETRFCYLGTTISTKSSPPLLIKWSLRASASASASASMNDGLVTEEGSSASPSFYELLGIPESGSLFDIKQAYKQLARKYHPDVSPPGRVEEYTKRFIRVQEAYETLSDPTTRALYDTHMANGLHFALSATRRRHHHQGMEEKGDWKNRWQAQLSELKIRSMSKDARGDLSWGARMRRRRDEMK, via the exons ATGCGGTGCAGCGGCTTGAGTTTGAGTCCAATACAAATCGCAGGAGGTGGAATTGGAAGCGGAAGCGAGACTCGGTTCTGCTACCTCGGAACAACCATATCAACAAAGTCATCACCACCACTACTCATAAAGTGGTCTTTGAGAGCCTCAGCCTCAGCCTCAGCCTCAGCCTCCATGAACGATGGGTTAGTGACGGAAGAGGGTTCCTCGGCCAGCCCGAGCTTCTACGAACTCCTTGGCATACCCGAATCCGGATCCTTGTTCGACATCAAGCAGGCGTACAAGCAGCTCGCCCGAAAGTACCACCCGGATGTCTCTCCCCCGGGTCGGGTCGAAGAGTACACCAAACGGTTTATCCGGGTTCAGGAGGCGTACGAGACCTTGTCTGATCCTACAACGAGAGCTCTCTACGATACACACATGGCCAACGGTCTCCATTTTGCTCTCTCTGCTACTCGAAGACGCCACCACCACCag GGAATGGAAGAAAAAGGCGATTGGAAGAACCGTTGGCAAGCTCAGTTATCAGAGCTAAAGATAAGAAGCATGAGCAAGGATGCTAGAGGGGATTTGTCTTGGGGAGCTCGAATGCGCAGGCGAAGGGATGAAATGAAGTAG